One segment of Chloroflexota bacterium DNA contains the following:
- the yedF gene encoding sulfurtransferase-like selenium metabolism protein YedF, translating to MGSKVILVQSETLGRGEEQLGSMLMASFLRLLGESDKKPSTLIFWNTGVRLVCEGSKVLDYVKRIAETGVEILACTTCLEYFDLIDKLAVGKPTTMVNSIQSMLNYDVINL from the coding sequence ATGGGGTCCAAGGTGATTCTAGTGCAATCTGAGACTTTGGGTAGAGGAGAGGAACAACTCGGGTCTATGTTGATGGCCAGCTTCTTGCGGCTACTTGGTGAGAGTGATAAGAAGCCGAGTACATTGATATTTTGGAATACAGGTGTACGTCTAGTTTGTGAAGGGTCAAAAGTTCTTGATTATGTGAAAAGAATTGCAGAAACAGGTGTAGAGATTCTAGCTTGTACCACTTGCCTTGAATACTTCGATTTGATTGATAAACTGGCAGTTGGCAAACCGACAACTATGGTTAATTCTATCCAATCTATGCTTAATTATGATGTAATTAACCTATAA
- a CDS encoding YajQ family cyclic di-GMP-binding protein, with protein sequence MPSVDVVSKVDQQALDNAINNVKREISTRFDFKNVKSEITFDRKAKYIHIVTGDDWKVKAVTEMLIGQCTRLKVDPKCLDLKEIEPTSHGTVKMDILIKEGIPKETGQKIVKLIKGLKIKVQPAIQDDQVRITGKKIDDLQEIMRLLKEQDYNIPLQFANMKS encoded by the coding sequence ATGCCATCAGTAGATGTGGTGAGTAAGGTGGACCAGCAGGCACTGGACAATGCAATCAACAACGTGAAGCGTGAAATCTCCACGCGATTCGATTTCAAAAACGTGAAGTCTGAGATCACTTTCGACCGAAAAGCTAAGTATATTCATATTGTTACTGGAGACGATTGGAAGGTTAAAGCAGTTACAGAGATGCTCATTGGTCAATGCACTCGGCTTAAAGTGGATCCCAAGTGTCTGGACCTCAAGGAGATCGAACCCACCTCCCATGGCACAGTAAAGATGGATATCCTTATCAAAGAGGGTATCCCCAAAGAGACCGGCCAGAAAATCGTCAAACTCATCAAGGGTCTTAAGATCAAGGTCCAGCCAGCTATTCAAGACGACCAGGTCAGGATCACTGGTAAGAAGATCGATGACCTCCAAGAAATCATGCGGCTGCTTAAGGAGCAGGATTACAACATTCCTCTGCAGTTTGCCAACATGAAGAGCTGA